TTAAATCCTGCCAAGCCGAATAAAATATCCACTCGCCAATCATTAACCCGCACAACGCTGCAAAGCACGATTAGTGATCATTTGATTTAACCGCAGGTTTGATGTCGATCACGGGAGTGCCATCGATGGCCTCGATTGCGCCAATATGCAAACGGTTTCGCTTTATCTCCAAAACCTTCACGCGATGAAGCCCCACCGGGTTGGGGCGATCGGGTGAGCGCGTCAAGAATACTCCTGTCAAAGGATTGGCAACATCTCCTCTGGGATGAACCTTCAGAACCTCCCGGTGCGCGCGATGGAGCCAGGTGATGACAATGATGTCATCGCCGGCTTGCATGCGATGCAAACCTTCTGCATACGCCGGCAAGATCTCCAGAAAAGCGTTGGGAGCGCCTTGGGTATAAAACAATGGCGCTTCTCTTCGGCTTTTAATTTCTGATCGAATGATTCCAATCGGCGTAATTGAAAACCTCTTCACCTGATCCTCCTCATTTAAAACGTTTGAATTCCAATGCAATAATGCACGAGAATTCGAAAACCGGCCATCTTCATTTTTTATGCAGCTCGACTCTTAATCTGACGATTGCCTGGCCGCGTTATCCTCGTACGCGCGCCATGATTTGAGTTTAAATCCACCATACCGCGGTGATTGAACGATAACATTGTTGATGAGAATGGCAACATATAAAAAATCTCGCGACACAGTCAGTGCTTCCGGTTCACAACATTCCATTTTAGCCTTGCGCCGGGAGTTGCGCGAGCTGCATTTTTATAAACTTTTTTGACGATTTTCAGCTCTTCCTACCAGTCTTGACATTCATCGTTTTTTTGAGTATTTACGTCACGTCCTAAAATAATGCAACCAAAGCTTCTCGAAAAATTATTCTCTTTGGCAATTCAACCTCATCATCACTTGCCCAACAGAAGGAGATGGAGATGTCCGACAAAAAATTGGTGAATTACTCCACCGACAACGGCCTGGCCATTATCGAATTGACTGATCCACCGGCCAACACTTATACTTATGAAATGATGCGGCAACTCGATACCGCCATTCTCGAGGCGCGCATGGACGACAGCGTGCACGTGATCGTGCTCAAGGGCGCAGGCGAAAAATTTTTCTGCGCCGGCGCGAACATTCGCATGCTGCAAGAGGTGACGCCGCGCTTCAAATACTTCTTCTGTTTGCACGCCAACGAGACCCTGACCCGCCTTGAACAAACGCCCAAACTCGTGATCGCGACGTTGAACGGCCACTGCGTCGGCGGCGGTTTAGAAATTGCGATGGCGGCGGACATTCGCATCGCCAAAAAGGGCGCAGGCAAGATCGGCTTGCCGGAAGTAACACTCGGCGTATTGCCCGGCACCGGCGGCACGCAGCGTCTGGCGCGCCTGGTGGGCAAAGCGCGCGCGATCGAGTTGATGACTACGGGCCGCACGTTCGAATTCGAAGAAGCGGAGCAGATGGGGCTGGTGAATTATGTTTATCCGGCGGAAGGCTTCTGGGAAAAAGCGGTGGAATACGCGCGCCAATTCCTGCCGCCGAATAAAGCGAGCAAGGCCGTCGGGTTGATCAAGCGTTCTGTGCAATCCGGCCTGGAAGTGCCGTTCAGCGAGAGCCTGGCCATCGAACGCGAATTGCAACAACAGCTCTTCCAAAGCGAAGACGCGAAAGAGGGCTTGACGGCGTACAATGAGAAGAGAAAGCCGAATTTTGCAGGCAAATAACCAACGGCAAACAACCCGACTCCTAAAATTTCAAGACATCTGTATTTCTATTCAGTATTTTCTTCCTAAGACATAGGCTCTTTTTATCATTTTTGATTCTTCTTCACATGCTCACCAAACTCTTCATCAACGGCAACTGGGAAGACGCGCTTAGCGGCAAAACCTTCCCCACCATCAATCCGGCAACAACGGAAGTCATTGCACACATTGCAGAAGGCGGCGCGGAAGACGTCGATCGCGCCGTGCAAGCCGCACGCGCCGCGCTCGACGGCCCGTGGGGC
This region of Cytophagia bacterium CHB2 genomic DNA includes:
- the tsaA gene encoding tRNA (N6-threonylcarbamoyladenosine(37)-N6)-methyltransferase TrmO; the protein is MKRFSITPIGIIRSEIKSRREAPLFYTQGAPNAFLEILPAYAEGLHRMQAGDDIIVITWLHRAHREVLKVHPRGDVANPLTGVFLTRSPDRPNPVGLHRVKVLEIKRNRLHIGAIEAIDGTPVIDIKPAVKSNDH
- a CDS encoding enoyl-CoA hydratase/isomerase family protein, with the translated sequence MSDKKLVNYSTDNGLAIIELTDPPANTYTYEMMRQLDTAILEARMDDSVHVIVLKGAGEKFFCAGANIRMLQEVTPRFKYFFCLHANETLTRLEQTPKLVIATLNGHCVGGGLEIAMAADIRIAKKGAGKIGLPEVTLGVLPGTGGTQRLARLVGKARAIELMTTGRTFEFEEAEQMGLVNYVYPAEGFWEKAVEYARQFLPPNKASKAVGLIKRSVQSGLEVPFSESLAIERELQQQLFQSEDAKEGLTAYNEKRKPNFAGK